One region of Salvia miltiorrhiza cultivar Shanhuang (shh) chromosome 3, IMPLAD_Smil_shh, whole genome shotgun sequence genomic DNA includes:
- the LOC131015921 gene encoding uncharacterized protein LOC131015921 isoform X1 — protein MEVELEPRVKPLGYKVKAMSRESPAQKAAHLLDTDLRNHWSTATNTKEWILLELDEPCLLSHIRIYNKSVLEWEISVGLRYKPETFVKVRPRCEAPRRDMMYPMNYTPCRFVRISCMRGNPIALFFVQLIGISVPGLEAEFHPVANYLLPYIISHKQDAVDMHLQLLQDVTSRLARFLPHLEADLNSFAEAAEPTMRFLAMLAGPFYPILQIASERENARLAPNIPDYEASKINVSSTALTVSSNFEPRRSRTTSSVSLPISMHLVFRPDAVLLLLRKAYKDPNLGSVCRTASRILLKFMEPVLMHEVSGLASEITSSVPDETSKSDHRDPISLPDYSNLLGEEFQIPCDSWDLTYLNVLDSAAVEEGLVHVLYASASQPLHCSKLAENTSDLWLALPLIQALLPALRPNSSSPYQIDDKFSLWKQPFVQNALSQIVATSSSAIYCPLLRACAGYLASFSPSHAKAACVLIDLCCGVLAPWTAQVIAKVDLTIELLEDLLGAIQGAHVSFSRARAALKYIVLMLSGNMDDLMAKYKEAKFQLLFLVEMLEPYLDPSLTPLKGMIAFGNVSSIFTESQEKNCATAINVIRTAVRKSAVLPSLEAEWRRGSVAPSVLLSVLDPQMQLPPDIDNRKFPSPGRVEPQSLASLPLSSRHGVISSRSNSQETTDAKVDITDTIGRVDVLEDANLLFAPPDLNRMSLVHVPSSTDKKISDSNHLNVSLEVKNASSKNSVNQFPTDAALDADQGIEFNNLLADYSQLTNYRDCELRASEFRRLALNLISQNKLTQESHDVAIDALLLAAECYINPYFMIYLKDNSSYVSKIYPKNSNNHGPTDMERIFGRKDNDLKLVADIERRRDRVVLEILIEAAGLDRKYREVASEGEILGLPVEGGDDVNLFQQDNPSADAITLVRQNQALLCNFLIHHLQRDSHQEQHPRHEILMWCLLFLLHSATKLFCAPEHVVDVILKFAESFNMHLKSFCCQSKEGNPQLNHFKLHEVQRCWILLQNLVIASSGNDERSVLPVNVRNGFRFSNLIPSLVWLQKVPAFSSSPFPIVRYFGWMAIARNAKQFLDERLFLVSDLPELTYLLSIFSDDLSVVDNIVDQKNVDNRIEQLSIHPDIKCEDGSKNLGCEDRWQSFHVLYPVISKFFPSFKEDFIGFGETILEAVGLQMKFLSTYMVPDLMCWFSDLCLSPFVQSKNTLALSQDKPDHYKGFVAKNAKAVILYILEAIVVEHMEAMVPEIPRVVQVFVSLCRTSYCDVSFLDSILHLLKPIIAYSLSKVPAEEDSLVDDSCENFESLCFSELFRNIKSADTNLDTPVEKGKCQALTIYVLASVFGNLSFQRKTEFLQSALLWADFASSDGTNSLPDYICAYQALMENCRDLLIATSKVWGIIPLNVSPDSDTSISSVDGFSEFSSWFLNDICNSPSPAEVSGNHQDDSKSVADVNQNVCQLTLEEVKTLLEELEAIISKLSPTLEQCWRLHHKLSKKLTLTCAECLLYSRCLWFITDRVSASSGVEDIHPSKLSDDVQDIWRTSLEGLSKMILLLQDKHCWEVASLLIDSLLGVPQHFCLDNVISDICFAIKNFANSAPNISCRILTDKLIQLLLARGIHKICQNEGPLVDLFCAMLVHPEPEQRYIALKHLGRLVGQDVDGGRLILSSTTESIIATSDLPTSANEQILCALVTATWDNVALMASSDTSLLLRTNATSLLINFLPFAERSKLQSFLASADNILQCLTSLSQPTRYGPLTQFSLALMASVFLYCPSEDISLIPESIWRSIETLGMSKIDRYCTSLEKKACEALCRLKSDGEQAKQVLREVLSSSPPKQHLPDFLTIRESILTVIGNLTSAKSYLDFFSEEAEQKLMELEETEIEMEFLQKEHPLPDSSTKFKDWYQLPFMSAYSKDDLRLQQIKEGIKSIEKAKLREEIVARRQQKLLLRRARQQFLEEAALREAELIQKIDRERADEVEKELERQKLLELERAKTRELRNNLEMEKEKQAQRDLQRELEQVESGVRPSRREFSSSGHTGRARDRYRERETSREGSEGSIRTSSRGADGVASTTAAALPGRGSFSGQLPTILQSRERTDECGSSYEENMDGSKDSGDTGSVGDPDMEGQPISFGSGQRHGSRGSKSRQIIERRERDGRREGKWERKH, from the exons atGGAGGTAGAGTTGGAGCCAAGAGTGAAGCCATTGGGTTACAAAGTGAAGGCGATGTCCAGAGAATCACCTGCACAGAAGGCTGCTCACCTGCTCGACACAGACCTCCGTAACCATTGGTCCACCGCCACTAACACCAAAGAATGGATCTTGCTCGAGCTCGAC GAACCTTGCTTGCTCTCGCACATAAGGATATATAATAAGTCAGTTCTGGAATGGGAAATTTCAGTTGGATTACGTTATAAG CCAGAGACCTTTGTTAAAGTTCGTCCCCGCTGTGAAGCACCTCGGCGTGATATGATGTACCCAATGAATTACACACCTTGCCGCTTTGTGCGGATATCTTGTATGCGTGGGAACCCAATAGCTTTGTTTTTTGTTCAG CTAATTGGGATTTCGGTTCCTGGTTTAGAGGCAGAGTTCCATCCTGTTGCTAACTACTTGTTACCATACATTATATCACATAAACAAGATGCTGTGGATATGCATCTCCAG TTGCTTCAAGACGTCACAAGTCGGTTGGCAAGGTTTCTCCCTCACCTTGAG GCTGATCTTAATAGCTTTGCAGAAGCTGCAGAACCTACTATGCGTTTTCTGGCTATGCTTGCTGGTCCATTTTATCCCATCCTTCAGATTGCAAGCGAAAG AGAGAATGCAAGGCTGGCTCCTAATATTCCTGATTATGAAGCTTCCAAGATCAATGTGTCGTCAACTGCCTTGACAGTTTCCTCGAACTTTGAG CCAAGGAGGTCGCGGACTACATCCTCCGTCTCCTTACCTATATCCATGCACTTGGTTTTCCGTCCTGATGCAGTCCTTTTACTACTCAGAAAGGCTTATAAAGATCCCAACCTGGGGAGTGTTTGCAGGACG GCATCAAGAATTCTTTTGAAGTTTATGGAGCCTGTGCTAATGCATGAAGTATCTGGTCTAGCTTCAGAGATTACATCTTCTGTACCTGATGAGACTTCTAAATCTGATCATCGTGATCCTATTTCATTACCTGATTACTCAAATTTGTTGGGGGAGGAATTTCAGATTCCATGTGATTCTTGGGACCTCACGTACCTAAATGTGTTAGATTCTGCAGCTGTTGAAGAAGGACTAGTGCATGTTCTTTATGCTTCTGCTTCCCAG CCATTACATTGTAGCAAGCTGGCTGAAAATACATCAGATCTTTGGCTGGCATTACCACTAATTCAAGCCTTGCTTCCAG CACTTCGACCTAATTCAAGCAGTCCTTACCAGATTGATGACAAGTTCTCTCTTTGGAAACAACCATTCGTACAAAATGCACTTTCTCAG ATTGTGGCAACTTCATCTTCAGCGATCTACTGTCCTCTGCTTCGGGCTTGTGCTGGCTATTTAGCATCTTTCTCACCATCACAT GCTAAAGCAGCGTGTGTTCTTATTGATCTGTGCTGTGGTGTGTTGGCACCATGGACTGCTCAAGTGATTGCAAAG GTGGACTTGACCATTGAGCTCTTGGAGGACCTTTTGGGTGCGATCCAG GGTGCTCATGTTTCATTCTCCCGTGCACGTGCCGCCCTCAAGTATATTGTCCTGATGCTATCTGGAAACATGGATGATTTAATGGCAAAATATAAG GAAGCTAAGTTCCAGTTACTGTTCTTGGTGGAGATGCTTGAACCTTACCTGGATCCTTCCTTAACCCCCTTGAAGGGCATGATAGCCTTTGGAAACGTATCTTCCATTTTTACTGAAAGTCAGGAAAAGAATTGTGCTACAGCAATAAATGTGATTCGCACAGCAGTAAGGAAGTCTGCTGTGCTTCCGTCATTGGAGGCTGAATGGAGGCGTGGGTCTGTTGCTCCTAG TGTACTTCTTTCAGTTTTGGATCCTCAGATGCAGTTACCTCCTGATATTGACAATCGCAAGTTCCCTTCTCCTGGAAGGGTGGAGCCACAATCATTAGCTTCTCTGCCTCTTTCTTCTCGTCATGGGGTAATCTCTTCTAGGTCAAATAGCCAAGAGACTACCGATGCGAAGGTTGATATTACTGACACCATCGGTAGAGTGGATGTATTGGAGGATGCCAATCTTCTCTTTGCTCCACCAGACCTGAATAGAATGTCCCTTGTTCATGTTCCATCCAGCACAGACAAAAAGATTTCAGATTCAAACCACTTGAATGTAAGTTTAGAGGTCAAGAATGCCAGTAGTAAAAATTCAGTCAACCAGTTTCCAACTGATGCTGCACTTGATGCTGACCAGGGTATTGAATTCAATAATTTGTTGGCTGATTATTCGCAACTCACAAATTATAGAGATTGTGAGCTGAGGGCCTCTGAGTTTAGGCGTTTAGCTCTGAACTTGATCTCCCAGAATAAGCTTACACAGGAGAGTCATGATGTTGCCATAGATGCTTTGCTTCTTGCAGCAGAATGTTATATAAATCCCTACTTTATGATCTATCTCAAGGACAATTCATCTTATGTGAGCAAAATCTACCCCAAAAATTCTAATAATCATGGACCTACAGATATGGAGAGAATTTTCGGACGAAAAGATAACGACTTAAAGCTTGTGGCAGATATTGAAAGGAGAAGGGACAGAGTTGTTCTTGAAATCCTGATTGAGGCAGCTGGCTTAGACAGAAAATATCGCGAAGTGGCATCGGAGGGGGAAATCTTGGGATTGCCTGTTGAAGGGGGTGATGATGTTAATTTGTTCCAGCAGGATAATCCTTCTGCAGATGCAATTACCTTGGTTCGGCAGAATCAAGCACTGCTGTGCAATTTCTTGATACATCATTTGCAGAGGGACTCTCATCAGGAGCAGCATCCAAGGCATGAGATTCTAATGTGGTGTCTGCTTTTTCTGTTGCATTCAGCGACTAAATTATTCTGTGCCCCCGAGCATGTGGTTGATGTGATATTAAAGTTTGCTGAATCCTTCAACATGCATTTGAAATCCTTTTGTTGCCAATCGAAGGAAGGAAATCCACAGTTAAACCATTTTAAGCTGCATGAGGTGCAACGCTGCTGGATTCTCCTTCAAAACTTGGTCATTGCTTCAAGTGGCAATGATGAAAGATCTGTACTACCAGTCAATGTAAGAAATGGTTTTCGGTTCTCGAATCTGATTCCTAGTTTGGTCTGGCTGCAGAAAGTACCTgccttttcttcttctccttttcCAATTGTTAGGTATTTTGGATGGATGGCAATTGCACGCAACGCCAAGCAATTTCTGGATGAGCGTCTCTTCCTTGTTTCTGATTTGCCAGAGTTAACATATCTTTTATCTATATTCTCAGATGACCTCTCAGTAGTTGATAACATTGTTGATCAGAAAAATGTGGATAATAGGATTGAGCAATTGAGTATTCACCCAGATATAAAATGTGAGGATGGAAGCAAAAATCTAGGCTGTGAAGATAGATGGCAATCTTTTCATGTTCTATATCCTGTAATCAGTAAATTCTTTCCTAGTTTTAAGGAAGACTTTATAGGTTTTGGTGAAACTATTTTGGAGGCAGTTGGCCTGCAAATGAAATTTCTTTCTACCTATATGGTGCCAGATCTAATGTGTTGGTtttctgatttatgcttaagtCCCTTTGTTCAGAGTAAGAATACCCTTGCCTTATCCCAAGACAAGCCTGACCATTACAAAGGTTTTGTTGCCAAGAATGCAAAAGCCGTCATCCTTTACATCCTTGAAGCTATTGTAGTTGAGCACATGGAAGCAATGGTTCCAGAAATACCAAGAGTGGTGCAAGTGTTTGTATCCCTTTGTCGGACATCATACTGCGATGTATCATTTCTTGATTCGATATTGCATTTGTTAAAGCCCATTATAGCATATTCCCTTAGTAAGGTGCCTGCTGAGGAAGACTCATTAGTAGATGATTCATGTGAGAATTTTGAATCTTTATGCTTCAGTGAGCTCTTTAGAAATATAAAGTCTGCTGACACGAATCTAGATACTCCTGTGGAAAAAGGAAAATGCCAGGCACTAACAATATATGTTCTAGCTTCCGTTTTTGGTAATTTGTCCTTCCAGAGGAAAACAGAATTCTTACAGTCTGCCCTTTTATGGGCTGATTTTGCTTCTTCTGATGGAACAAACTCCTTGCCTGATTATATTTGTGCATACCAAGCTCTCATGGAGAACTGCAGAGACCTACTAATTGCTACTTCTAAAGTCTGGGGTATTATTCCACTTAACGTTTCTCCAGATTCCGATACTAGCATTAGCTCCGTTGATGGTTTTTCTGAGTTCTCCTCCTGGTTTCTCAATGACATATGCAATTCCCCCTCGCCTGCAGAGGTATCCGGAAACCATCAAGATGACAGTAAATCAGTTGCTGATGTCAATCAAAATGTTTGTCAATTGACTTTGGAAGAAGTAAAGACGTTACTGGAAGAACTAGAAGCCATCATTTCAAAACTCAGTCCGACCTTGGAACAGTGCTGGAGACTACATCATAAACTGTCCAAGAAACTGACACTCACATGTGCTGAATGTTTGTTATACTCAAGGTGCTTATGGTTTATTACTGATAGAGTTTCTGCCTCTTCAGGCGTAGAGGATATCCATCCTAGCAAACTTTCCGATGATGTGCAAGATATTTGGAGAACAAGTCTTGAAGGACTATCTAAAATGATCTTACTGCTTCAGGATAAGCATTGTTGGGAGGTCGCATCTCTATTAATTGACTCACTCCTGGGGGTGCCCCAGCACTTTTGTTTGGATAATGTGATTAGTGACATATGCTTTGCAATTAAGAACTTCGCTAACAGCGCTCCAAATATCTCTTGTAGAATATTAACTGACAAGCTGATTCAGTTGTTGTTGGCAAGAGGCATCCATAAGATCTGTCAGAATGAAGGCCCTCTGGTTGATCTTTTCTGTGCCATGCTAGTGCATCCTGAGCCTGAACAAAGATATATTGCACTAAAGCACTTGGGCAGACTTGTGGGCCAGGATGTTGATGGTGGAAGATTAATTTTATCCTCAACAACTGAGTCTATTATAGCTACATCAGATTTGCCGACTTCTGCTAATGAGCAGATTTTATGTGCTTTAGTTACAGCGACATGGGACAATGTAGCCTTGATGGCGTCATCTGATACATCACTGCTCCTAAGAACAAATGCAACATCACTTCTTATCAACTTCTTACCATTTGCTGAGAGGTCTAAACTGCAATCGTTTCTTGCATCTGCCGACAACATTCTTCAATGTTTGACGTCTCTTTCACAACCGACGCGTTATGGCCCACTTACACAATTCTCTTTGGCGCTCATGGCCAGTGTTTTTCTTTATTGTCCATCTGAAGATATTTCGCTGATTCCGGAAAGTATTTGGAGAAGTATTGAAACTCTTGGAATGTCTAAAATTG ATAGGTATTGCACCAGCCTAGAGAAAAAGGCTTGTGAGGCACTATGTAGACTTAAAAGCGACGGGGAACAGGCTAAACAG GTCTTAAGGGAAGTGCTTTCTTCAAGTCCTCCAAAGCAACATCTCCCTGATTTTTTAACTATCCGCGAATCCATTCTTACG GTTATTGGCAATTTAACCTCTGCCAAATCATACTTGGACTTCTTCTCAGAGGAAGCTGAACAGAAGCTCATG GAACTGGAagaaactgaaatagaaatGGAATTTCTGCAAAAAGAGCATCCACTACCTGATTCATCCACCAAATTCAAAGATTGGTACCAGTTACCGTTTATGTCAG CCTATTCGAAGGATGACCTTCGACTGCAACAGATTAAAGAAGGAATTAAATCCAT AGAAAAGGCAAAACTCAGGGAAGAAATAGTCGCTCGGAGGCAACAGAAGCTTCTTTTGAGGCGTGCCCGTCAACAATTTTTGGAAGAGGCAGCTTTACGAGAAGCAGAACTCATTCAGAAAATTGATAG AGAGAGAGCGGATGAGGTAGAAAAGGAGCTCGAGAGACAGAAGTTGCTCGAGCTTGAGCGAGCAAAAACTAGAGAATTGCGGAACAATCTTGAAATGGAGAAAGAAAAGCAGGCTCAG AGGGACCTACAGCGGGAACTTGAGCAAGTAGAATCTGGAGTCCGACCATCAAGACGAGAATTTTCATCCTCCGGCCATACTGG TAGAGCACGGGATAGGTATCGTGAAAGAGAAACAAGCAGGGAAGGGAGCGAAGGTAGCATAAGAACAAGTAGTCGTGGTGCTGATGGTGTTGCTTCGACCACCGCAGCAGCTCTACCTGGGAGGGGTTCATTCTCAGGCCAACTTCCCACGATTCTGCAATCGCGTGAGAGAACTGACGAATGTGGGAGCAGTTATGAAGAAAATATGGATGGAAGCAAGGATTCGGGTGATACAGGTAGTGTTGGGGATCCAGACATGGAGGGGCAGCCCATTAGTTTTGGATCTGGTCAGAGGCATGGATCAAGGGGTAGCAAATCGCGGCAGATCATTGAGAGGAGAGAACGTGATGGTAGACGTGAAGGAAAATGGGAGCGAAAACACTAG